From Ipomoea triloba cultivar NCNSP0323 chromosome 5, ASM357664v1, the proteins below share one genomic window:
- the LOC116020545 gene encoding cyclin-dependent protein kinase inhibitor SMR6-like — MGFSKKLQVDGGKESEGKKWVFAEIAICAPLTSISTKPKEGNAYHSDEDRGSTTPTSRDSRIPERLPCPPAPRKRRPASSSCRYNGAREFFDPPDLESIVAFELKLSDYVIYNTLPK; from the exons ATGGGGTTTTCCAAGAAGCTTCAAGTAGACGGCGGCAAGGAATCGGAGGGGAAGAAATGGGTTTTCGCCGAAATCGCGATTTGTGCTCCTCTCACCTCCATATCTACGAAGCCCAAGGAGGGAAACGCTTACCATTCCGACGAAGACCGCGGCTCCACGACGCCGACGTCCAGGGATTCCAGGATACCGGAGAGGCTGCCCTGCCCGCCGGCGCCGAGGAAACGCCGCCCGGCGTCGTCCTCTTGCCGGTACAACGGTGCCCGGGAGTTCTTTGATCCGCCGGACCTCGAATCC ATTGTAGCATTTGAGCTTAAGCTTTCAGATTATGTAATATACAACACCCTACCCAAGTAG